In Helianthus annuus cultivar XRQ/B chromosome 9, HanXRQr2.0-SUNRISE, whole genome shotgun sequence, the following are encoded in one genomic region:
- the LOC110878441 gene encoding nuclear transport factor 2B translates to MDPDALSKHFVEHYYSTFDTNRSGLANLYQEASMLTFEGQKIQGSQNIVNKLTSLPFQQCKHTITTVDCQPSGPAGGMLVFVSGNLQLSGEQHTLKFSQMFHLMPTPQGSFYVYNDIFRLNYA, encoded by the exons ATGGATCCAGACGCTCTGTCCAAGCATTTCGTCGAACATTACTACTCCACCTTCGACACCAATCGATCCGGTCTAGCTAACCTCTACCAAGAAGCCTCCATGTTGACTTTTGAAGGTCAAAAGATCCAAGGCTCCCAGAACATCGTCAACAAGCTCACATCCCTCCCCTTCCAGCAGTGCAAACACACCATCACCACCGTCGATTGCCAGCCCTCTGGACCTGCTGGCGGTATGCTCGTCTTTGTTAGTGGGAATTTGCAGCTTTCTGGTGAACAACACACTCTTAAGTTCAGTCAG ATGTTCCATTTGATGCCTACGCCACAAGGAAGCTTTTATGTGTACAATGACATATTCCGTCTGAACTATGCTTGA
- the LOC110878442 gene encoding uncharacterized protein LOC110878442, with amino-acid sequence MQDWAAPILASALFAFLAPGLVFQMPGNESPLGFMNMKTSLISMFLHTVLYGLFLILLLVILDIHLYA; translated from the coding sequence ATGCAAGACTGGGCGGCTCCGATCCTAGCTTCAGCACTGTTTGCATTTCTAGCACCAGGACTCGTGTTTCAGATGCCTGGAAACGAGTCACCGCTGGGTTTCATGAACATGAAGACGAGTCTGATATCCATGTTTCTGCATACAGTGCTCTATGGTTTGTTCCTTATTTTGCTTCTTGTAATACTAGACATACATCTCTATGCTTAG
- the LOC110878440 gene encoding teosinte glume architecture 1, with the protein MDWVFTPSSSWDLTELDIDDFDLLPENNQDMEAAFSGSDRDGTDGILSEQKHSIMPSCSSKKQRVESNEQQVSCLVDGCRADLSACRDYHRRHRVCETHSKTPVVTICGKEQRFCQQCSRFHSLGEFDEVKRSCRKRLDGHNRRRRKARPESMYFNYGSFFTNHQGTKLLHFGGSPATTFGDWREKHNLKPKFQVTAEQRTPSDSYARFCSVRKRRFPFLLGVDSEKVHQSFSESSFQQVVNTSPSSGHLLVEPKSVLYLLSNSKHTIHNSSVSDPTNNLVQFNGSVSQHSGPRLLSRDVTGPNSGHANNQLIGMVHFRTEGLLENEAARVLSFSWD; encoded by the exons ATGGATTGGGTTTTCACACCATCTTCTTCATGGGACTTGACCGAACTTGACATAGATGATTTTGATCTGCTGCCTGAAAACAATCAAGATATGGAGGCGGCTTTTTCTGGTTCCGATAGGGATGGAACCGACGGGATCTTGAGCGAGCAAAAACATTCAATAATGCCATCTTGTTCATCCAAGAAACAAAGAGTTGAATCTAATGAGCAACAAGTGTCTTGTTTAGTGGACGGATGCAGGGCGGACCTTAGCGCCTGCAGAGACTATCACCGTCGTCATAGAGTATGTGAAACGCATTCAAAGACGCCTGTTGTCACCATATGTGGCAAAGAGCAGAGATTCTGCCAGCAATGCAGTAG GTTCCATTCACTTGGGGAGTTTGATGAAGTGAAAAGAAGCTGCAGGAAGCGGCTTGACGGGCATAACCGTCGTAGGAGAAAGGCTAGACCCGAATCCATGTACTTCAATTACGGGAGCTTTTTCACCAATCATCAAG GTACAAAACTACTTCACTTTGGTGGTTCACCGGCGACTACATTTGGGGACTGGCGCGAAAAACACAACTTGAAACCGAAATTCCAGGTTACTGCTGAACAGAGAACACCGTCAGATTCATATGCTCGTTTCTGCAGTGTCAGAAAACGAAGGTTCCCGTTTCTGTTGGGCGTTGACTCTGAGAAAGTCCACCAGTCGTTTTCCGAATCCTCTTTCCAGCAAGTTGTTAACACAAGCCCATCATCGGGGCATCTTCTTGTTGAGCCCAAGAGTGTTCTCTATCTTCTGTCAAATTCGAAACACACGATACATAATTCTTCGGTGTCTGATCCAACTAACAACCTGGTACAGTTCAATGGTTCAGTGAGTCAGCATTCAGGTCCACGTCTTCTGTCACGAGATGTAACAGGACCGAATAGTGGTCACGCTAATAATCAGTTGATTGGGATGGTTCACTTCCGGACTGAAGGATTGTTAGAAAATGAAGCGGCACGGGTCCTCTCGTTTTCTTGGGATTAA